From the Kribbella sp. CA-293567 genome, the window CGGCTTCTCGGCCGTCACGTGCAGCGGCTGGCCACCATCGCCCACGGCGACGGTGTCTGTACCACTCACATCCCCGGTGCCCCGGTGCCGGTTTCTCCTGTTTCCGACAGCGAATCTGCGAGGACTGCAAGATGACGCAAACCGCTCACCCCGAGCTCGACGGGCTCGGCACGTACAAGTTCGGCTGGTCCGACAGTGACGCTGCCGGCTCGATCGCCAAGCGTGGCCTCAGCACCGACGTGGTGCGCGGCATCTCCACGCTGAAGAACGAGCCGGAGTGGATGCTGGACCTGCGGATGAAGGGCCTGAAGCTCTTCGACCGCAAGCCGATGCCGTCGTGGGGTGCCGACCTGTCCGGCATCGACTTCGACAACATCAAGTACTTCGTCCGCTCCACCGAGAAGCAGGCGACCAGCTGGGAAGAACTGCCCGAGGACATCAAGAACACCTACGACCGGCTCGGCATCCCGGAGGCGGAGAAGCAGCGCCTGGTCGCCGGCGTCGCCGCGCAGTACGAGTCCGAGGTCGTCTACCACCAGATCCGCGAGGACCTGGAGGAGCAGGGCGTCATCTTCGTCGACACCGACACCGGCCTGCGCGAGTACCCGGAGCTGTTCCAGGAGTACTTCGGCTCCGTCATCCCGGTCGGCGACAACAAGTTCGCCGCGCTGAACACGGCGGTCTGGTCCGGCGGCTCGTTCATCTACGTGCCCAAGGGCGTCAAGGTGGACATCCCGCTGCAGGCCTACTTCCGGATCAACACCGAGAACATGGGCCAGTTCGAGCGGACCCTGATCATCGTCGACGAGGACGCCTACGTCCACTACGTCGAGGGCTGCACCGCGCCGATCTACAAGTCGGACTCGCTGCACTCCGCCGTGGTCGAGATCATCGTGAAGAAGGGCGCCCGTTGCCGCTACACGACGATCCAGAACTGGTCGAACAACGTCTACAACCTGGTCACCAAGCGCGCCACCTGTGAGGCCGGCGCGACGATGGAGTGGATCGACGGCAACATCGGCTCCAAGGTGACGATGAAGTACCCGGCCGTCTACCTGATGGGTGAGCACGCCAAGGGCGAGACCCTGTCGGTCGCGTTCGCGGGCGAGGGCCAGCACCAGGACGCCGGCTCCAAGATGGTGCACAACGCGCCGTACACGTCGAGCTCGATCGTCTCGAAGTCGGTGGCCCGCGGTGGCGGCCGGACCTCGTACCGCGGTCTGGTCGAGGTCGCGCCGGGCGCGCACCACAGCAAGTCCACGGTGCGCTGTGACGCGCTGCTGGTCGACACCATCAGCCGCTCCGACACCTACCCGTACGTCGACGTCCGCGAGGACGACGTCGCGATGGGGCACGAGGCGACCGTCTCCAAGGTCAGCGACGACCAGCTCTTCTACCTGATGAGCCGCGGGATGGCCGAGGACGAGGCGATGGCGATGATCGTCCGCGGCTTCATCGAGCCGATCGCCCGCGAGCTCCCGATGGAGTACGCGCTGGAACTGAACCGACTGATCGAGCTGCAGATGGAAGGGGCCGTCGGCTGATGTCAGCCACCGAAACCCTGGTCGCCACCGGCAACCAGGCGCACTCCCACGGGCCGGGCTCCCCGGTGCCGTTGCAGGCCCGGAGCGAGCGGACCACGTCGTACGACGTGGCCGACTTCCCGGTGCCGAACGGCCGTGAAGAGGAGTGGCGCTTCACCCCGATCAAGGCCCTCAAGGCGCTGTTCGCCGACGAGGCCGGTACCGAGACCCCGAAGATCGACGCGCGCGGCCCCGAAGGCGTCGTGATCGAGAGCCTCGCCGCCGACGCGGTCAAGGCGCTCACCCCGCAGGACCGGATCGCGGCCGTCGCCTGGGCGCACGCCGACGGCGCGACCGCCGTCCGGATCCCGGTCGAGGCCGAGCTGTCCGAGCCGGTGCACGTGAACGTCGCGAGCCTGGGCGGCCGTGGCTACGGTCACCTGGTGATCGAGGCCGGCCGGCACAGCCGGGCGACCGTGATCATCGACCACACCGGCAGCGGCGAGTACGGCGCCAACGTCGAGATCGTCGTCGGTGACGGCGCCGACCTGCGGGTCGTCTCGATCCAGCAGGGCGACTCCGAGTCGGTCCACGTCGGCCAGCACGACGCCGTGGTCGGCCGCGACGCCAAGCTCAGCCACGTCGCCGTCACCCTCGGCGGCAAGATCGTCCGGCTCTCCACCAACGTCCGGTACGCCGGTCCCGGTGGCGACGCCGAACTGCTCGGGGTGTACTTCGCCGAGTCCGGTCAGCACCACGAGAACCGGCTCTTCGTCGACCACGAGGCGATCAACTGCAAGAGCAACGTGCTCTACAAGGGCGCGCTCGCCGGTGACGACGCCCGCTCGGTCTGGATCGGCGACGTGCTGATCCGCGCGGCGGCCGAGGGCACCAACACCTACGAGCTCAACCGCAACCTGGTGCTCACCGACGGCGCCCGCGCCGACTCGGTGCCGAACCTGGAGATCGAGACCGGCGAGATCGAAGGAGCCGGCCACGCGTCGGCGACCGGCCGGTTCGACGACGAGCAGCTGTTCTACCTGCAGGCCCGCGGCATCCCCGAGGACGTGGCCCGGCGACTGGTGGTGTCCGGCTTCTTCAACGACATCATCGGCCGGATCGGCGTCACCGAGGTGGTCGAGCACCTGCACGAGGCGATCGAGCAGAAGCTGGCCCGGACGGCCGAGCTGAGCGCGGCGGCCAAGGCCTGATCATGAGTGACTCGTTCGAACGCGCCTGCGCCGTCGCCGACCTCTCCGACGAAGGAGTCTTCGCGGCCGAGGTGGGCGGCGTCGAGGTGGCGGTCGTGAAGAGCGAAGGCCAGTACTTCGCGATTCGCGACGAGTGCTCGCACGCGCAGATCCAGCTGTCCGAAGGTGATGTCGGCAACTGCGAGATCGAGTGCTGGCTGCACGGTTCGCGCTTCAGTCTGAAGACCGGCGAGCCGCTCAGCCTGCCGGCCTACGACCCGGTGCCGGTCTACCCGGTCCGCGTCGACGGCGACGATCTGCTGGTCGACGTCAAAAACCCCTTGAACAGCGCCAGTTAACAGCTTCCTAGTAAAGACGGAGATAGAAGAAACCTCATGGCGACACTCGAGATCCGCGACCTGCACGTGTCGGTCGACACCGAGAACGGCCCGAAGGAGATCCTGCGCGGCGTCGACCTGACCATCGCCGGTGGTCAGACGCACGCGATCATGGGCCCGAACGGTTCCGGCAAGTCCACGCTGGCGTACTCGATCGCCGGCCACCCGAAGTACAACGTCACCAGCGGCACCGTGACGCTGGACGGCGAGGACGTCCTGGAGATGGCCGTCGACGAGCGCGCCCGGGCCGGCCTGTTCCTGGCCATGCAGTACCCGGTCGAGGTCCCCGGGGTGTCGGTGTCGAACTTCCTGCGCACCGCCAAGACCGCGATCGACGGCGAGGCACCGAAGCTGCGTACCTGGGTCAAGGACGTCAACAAGGCGCTCGCCGACCTGGACATGGACGCCGACTTCGGCACCCGGAACGTGAACGAGGGCTTCTCCGGTGGTGAGAAGAAGCGGCACGAGATCGTCCAGCTGGAGCTGCTCGACCCGAAGATCGCGATCCTGGACGAGACCGACTCCGGCCTGGACATCGACGCGCTGAAGATCGTCTCCACCGGCGTCAACCGGTTCGCCGAGAAGGGTGACAAGGGTGTTCTGCTGATCACCCACTACACCCGGATCCTGCGCTACATCAAGCCGGACTTCGTGCACGTGTTCGTCGACGGCAAGGTCGCCGAAGAGGGCGGCCCGGAACTGGCCGACGAGCTGGAGGCCAACGGCTACGAGCGCTTCCTGAAGACAGGCGCCAAGGCATGACGGACGCCCGGACCTTCAGCAGTCCGCTGGACCTGAACTCGGTCCGGGCGGACTTCCCGATCCTCGCGCGGGAGCTGGCGAACGGCTTCCCGCTGATCTACCTCGACTCGGCGAACTCCTCGCAGAAGCCGGCCCAGGTGGTCAAGGCGATCGAGGAGCACTACCTGCTGCACAACGCCAACGTCGCCCGCGCCATGCACCAGCTCGGCGCGGAGGCGACGGCGGCGTACGAGGGCGGCCGGGACCAGGTCGCGGCCTTCATCGGCGCGGCCAACCGTGATGAGATCGTCTTCACCAAGAACGCCTCCGAGGCGCTCAACCTGGCCGCCTACAGCCTCGGGGCCGCGCTGAAGCCGGGGGACGAGGTGCTCATCAGCGAGATGGAGCACCACAGCAACATCGTCCCGTGGCAGCTGGCCTGCGAGCGGACCGGCGCGACGCTGAAGTGGTTCGGCGTCACCGACGAGGGCCGCCTCGACCTGAGCAACATCGAGGAACTGCTGACCGAGCGCACCAAGGTGGTCTCGCTGACCTGGGTCTCGAACGCGCTCGGCACGATCAACCCGATCAGGGAGATCGCCGCGAAGGCCCACGCGGTCGGCGCGACGGTCGTGGTCGACGCCTCCCAGGCGGTGCCGCAGTTCCCGGTCGACGTCTCCACGCTGGGCGCGGACCTGCTGGCCTTCACCGGTCACAAGACCGTCGGCCCGACCGGCATCGGGGTGCTCTGGGGCCGCTACGACCTGCTCGCTCAGCTGCCGCCGTTCCTCGGCGGGGGCGAGATGATCGAGGTCGTCCGGATGACCGGCTCGACCTACGCCCCGCCGCCGGCCCGGTTCGAGGCCGGTACGCCGCCGATCGCGCAGGCGGTCGGGCTCGGCGCGGCCCTGAACTACCTGGCCGGGATCGGGATGGACAAGGTGGCGGCCCACGAGCAGGCGATCACGGCGTACGCGCTGGAAGGCCTGCAGACCGTGCCGGGGCTGAAGATCCTCGGTCCGACCGACAACGTCGACCGGGGTGGCGCGATCAGCTTCGAACTGGCCGGTGTGCACCCGCACGACATCTCCACCGTGCTGGACACCCGGGGTATCGCGGTCCGCGCCGGGCACCACTGCGCGCGCCCGGTGCACGAGCGGTTCGGAATGCAGTCGTCGACCAGAGCGTCTTTCTACCTGTACACGACGCCCGGCGAGATCGACGCGCTCGTCGACGGCCTCGGCTTCGTCCGTTCGTTCTTCAAGGTGGACTGATATATGCAGCTCGACAGCCTGTACCAAGAGATCATCCTGGATCACTACCGCAGCCCGCACCACGCGGGCCTGACCGACCCGTACGACGTGGAGGTGCACCACGTGAACCCGTCCTGCGGGGACGAGGTCACGCTGCGCGTCGAGCTGGACGGCGAGACGGTGACCGGCGTGACGCACGCGAGCGTCGGCTGCTCGATCAGCCAGGCCTCCACCTCGGTGATGACGGACCTGGTGATCGGCAAGCCGGTCGCCGAGGGGATGGCGGCCTACGAGAAGTTCCTGGAGCTGATGCAGGGCCGCGGGAACGTGGAGCCCGACGAAGAGGTTCTGGAAGACGGCGTCGCCTTCGCGGGTGTCGCGCAGTTCCCGGCAAGAGTGAAGTGCGCGCTGCTGGGCTGGTCGGCCTGGCGCGACGCCACCGCCCAGGCGCTGGCCAAGGCCGAGGCGAACAAAGAAGGAGCCACCAATGTCTGACCAGACCGACGAGAAGATCGAGCTGCCCGAGGTCGACCTCGAAGCGGCCGCTGCCGGTGCCGGCGGCAAGACGGCCGGCACCACCCCGGTGGCGGTCGAGGACGTGACCGAGGCGCTCAAGGACGTCGTCGACCCCGAGCTGGGGATCAACGTCGTCGACCTCGGCCTGATCTACGGCGTGACCGTGGACGACGCGAACACCGCGATCATCGACATGACCCTGACGTCGGCGGCCTGCCCGCTGACCGACGTGATCGAGGACCAGACCCGGATGTCGCTGGAGGGCCTGGTCAACGACTTCCGGATCAACTGGGTCTGGATGCCGCCGTGGGGCCCGGAGAAGATCACCGACGACGGCCGCGAGCAGCTGCGCGCCCTCGGCTTCAACGTCTGAGGTCAACTGCGGAAGCCGTGGAAGCCCGGGTCAGGTGGCCCGGGCTTTCGCCTGCCCGGATGCGCTAGCGTCGCCGGGTGACCCGAATCGTCTCCATCGGCCCTGAGCGGCTCGAACGCTGGCTGGCGGGCTTCGCGGAGCGCCACGGCGACACGGCGTACTCCGTGACGCCGTCGAAGCTGACCGCGCTGGCCGAGGACGGGTCGCGCGCCGACATCGACGTACCGTTCGGCCCGCTGGAAGAGCTGACGCCGGCCGGTCTGGTCGCGCACGTTCTCACCGATCGCCGCCTGGGCCTCCTCCTGGTACGCCGCGGCGGCTACGGCGCCGG encodes:
- the sufB gene encoding Fe-S cluster assembly protein SufB — translated: MTQTAHPELDGLGTYKFGWSDSDAAGSIAKRGLSTDVVRGISTLKNEPEWMLDLRMKGLKLFDRKPMPSWGADLSGIDFDNIKYFVRSTEKQATSWEELPEDIKNTYDRLGIPEAEKQRLVAGVAAQYESEVVYHQIREDLEEQGVIFVDTDTGLREYPELFQEYFGSVIPVGDNKFAALNTAVWSGGSFIYVPKGVKVDIPLQAYFRINTENMGQFERTLIIVDEDAYVHYVEGCTAPIYKSDSLHSAVVEIIVKKGARCRYTTIQNWSNNVYNLVTKRATCEAGATMEWIDGNIGSKVTMKYPAVYLMGEHAKGETLSVAFAGEGQHQDAGSKMVHNAPYTSSSIVSKSVARGGGRTSYRGLVEVAPGAHHSKSTVRCDALLVDTISRSDTYPYVDVREDDVAMGHEATVSKVSDDQLFYLMSRGMAEDEAMAMIVRGFIEPIARELPMEYALELNRLIELQMEGAVG
- the sufD gene encoding Fe-S cluster assembly protein SufD gives rise to the protein MSATETLVATGNQAHSHGPGSPVPLQARSERTTSYDVADFPVPNGREEEWRFTPIKALKALFADEAGTETPKIDARGPEGVVIESLAADAVKALTPQDRIAAVAWAHADGATAVRIPVEAELSEPVHVNVASLGGRGYGHLVIEAGRHSRATVIIDHTGSGEYGANVEIVVGDGADLRVVSIQQGDSESVHVGQHDAVVGRDAKLSHVAVTLGGKIVRLSTNVRYAGPGGDAELLGVYFAESGQHHENRLFVDHEAINCKSNVLYKGALAGDDARSVWIGDVLIRAAAEGTNTYELNRNLVLTDGARADSVPNLEIETGEIEGAGHASATGRFDDEQLFYLQARGIPEDVARRLVVSGFFNDIIGRIGVTEVVEHLHEAIEQKLARTAELSAAAKA
- a CDS encoding non-heme iron oxygenase ferredoxin subunit is translated as MSDSFERACAVADLSDEGVFAAEVGGVEVAVVKSEGQYFAIRDECSHAQIQLSEGDVGNCEIECWLHGSRFSLKTGEPLSLPAYDPVPVYPVRVDGDDLLVDVKNPLNSAS
- the sufC gene encoding Fe-S cluster assembly ATPase SufC, with amino-acid sequence MATLEIRDLHVSVDTENGPKEILRGVDLTIAGGQTHAIMGPNGSGKSTLAYSIAGHPKYNVTSGTVTLDGEDVLEMAVDERARAGLFLAMQYPVEVPGVSVSNFLRTAKTAIDGEAPKLRTWVKDVNKALADLDMDADFGTRNVNEGFSGGEKKRHEIVQLELLDPKIAILDETDSGLDIDALKIVSTGVNRFAEKGDKGVLLITHYTRILRYIKPDFVHVFVDGKVAEEGGPELADELEANGYERFLKTGAKA
- a CDS encoding cysteine desulfurase codes for the protein MTDARTFSSPLDLNSVRADFPILARELANGFPLIYLDSANSSQKPAQVVKAIEEHYLLHNANVARAMHQLGAEATAAYEGGRDQVAAFIGAANRDEIVFTKNASEALNLAAYSLGAALKPGDEVLISEMEHHSNIVPWQLACERTGATLKWFGVTDEGRLDLSNIEELLTERTKVVSLTWVSNALGTINPIREIAAKAHAVGATVVVDASQAVPQFPVDVSTLGADLLAFTGHKTVGPTGIGVLWGRYDLLAQLPPFLGGGEMIEVVRMTGSTYAPPPARFEAGTPPIAQAVGLGAALNYLAGIGMDKVAAHEQAITAYALEGLQTVPGLKILGPTDNVDRGGAISFELAGVHPHDISTVLDTRGIAVRAGHHCARPVHERFGMQSSTRASFYLYTTPGEIDALVDGLGFVRSFFKVD
- the sufU gene encoding Fe-S cluster assembly sulfur transfer protein SufU, translating into MQLDSLYQEIILDHYRSPHHAGLTDPYDVEVHHVNPSCGDEVTLRVELDGETVTGVTHASVGCSISQASTSVMTDLVIGKPVAEGMAAYEKFLELMQGRGNVEPDEEVLEDGVAFAGVAQFPARVKCALLGWSAWRDATAQALAKAEANKEGATNV
- a CDS encoding metal-sulfur cluster assembly factor; translation: MSDQTDEKIELPEVDLEAAAAGAGGKTAGTTPVAVEDVTEALKDVVDPELGINVVDLGLIYGVTVDDANTAIIDMTLTSAACPLTDVIEDQTRMSLEGLVNDFRINWVWMPPWGPEKITDDGREQLRALGFNV